GGTCGTCGTACTGTTCGAACGTCTCGATCGTCGCCTCGAAGATCGACTCCGTCACGTACAGGAGTTCAACGACCGACGGGTACTTCCCTCGACCGAGGATCCGTCGTCCGACGGTCACGGCTGCGTCGTATCGACCCGTACGGGTTCGGGTCAGCGTCACGGTTTCGTCGAAGACGTACTCACTCGTGTACGGCTGGCCGAATTCGCCACCGAGAACGGTGTCGAGTGCCGCTGTCGCCGACTCGTGTCTCGCCGCGTCCCGGTCGTGATGGGCAAAAAACACGCCAGTATCGATGAACACGCTCATTCGCCGTACAGGATGTCGTCGATGTCGTCTTCGTCCGTTTCGACTCCCGAAGCGACCGTTCCAGATAGCCACCGCTCGGTCTCTTCGTCCGAAAGCGGTTCGAACTCGTCACGAAACGAGTCGATCACCTCGGCTCTCGACTCGTACGTGTCCGTGACGATCCGTTCGAGGAGTTCCTGCTGGGTCACCTTCCGACCCGTCTCGAGACGAATCTCCGCCTGAAGTTTCTCGAGGCAGTCTTTCGTCCGGTCAGTGACCTTGACCGACGTGGACATAGTTGTAGTAGTAGACTCTACCAGGTAAATGGTTCTGCCGAGACCGTGATCCCCTATACCGGCACCAGCCGTTCGCTCGAGCGACCAACAGCTACAGGTGTTTTCGACATATCAGTGAACCCATGTCACGATCTTCGGCCCCACCGATCTTCGGGGAGACGCGTCTGACCACCAGGCGACTCGAGTCCCTCGCCGGCCGGATCGACGCCGAGCGCGAGGGCGGGATCGAGGTCCGGACCCCGATCACGGACGACGAGATCTGTCGGATTCCGGACTGCGACGAGGCAGACGTCGACGCCGCGGTCGAGCGCGCTCGCGAGGCGCAGGCGTCCTGGGAGCGCGTCCCCGTCGACGCCCGTGCGGAGACGCTTCGCCGGTTCGGCGACCTCGTCCTCGAGCGCCGCGAGCAGTTGCTCGACCTGCTCCAGCTCGAGACGGGCAAATCTCGACGCCACGGCGTCGAGGAGGTCCTCGACGTCCCGCTGACGAGTTCGTACTACGCCGAGCGCGGGCCGTCGATGCTCGCCGACGAGCGACGAGGCGGCGCGATTCCGCTGGCGACCGACGCTCGCGTAACGGTCGACCCCGTGGGCGTCGTGGGGATCATCGCGCCGTGGAACTACCCGCTGACGCTCGCGGTGACCGACGCGATCCCCGCCTTACTGGCGGGTAACGCCGTCGTGCTCAAACCCGACGAGAAGACGCCCTTTATCGCGCTCGCGCTCGCCGAATTGCTCGAGGAAGCGGGGCTGCCCGAGGGCGTCCTCGAGGTCGTCACCGGCGAGGGGCCGACCGTCGGTCCGGCGCTGATCGATCGGGTCGACTACGTCGCGTTCACGGGCAGCACGGAGACGGGGCGGACCGTCGCCGAGCGTGCCGGGCGGAACCTGATCGGCTGCTCGCTCGAGCTCGGCGGCAAGAATCCGATGATCGTCCTCGCCGACGCCGACCTCGAGGCGGCCGCCCGCGGTGCGGTGCAAGGGGCGTTCACCAACGCCGG
This portion of the Natronobeatus ordinarius genome encodes:
- a CDS encoding type II toxin-antitoxin system VapC family toxin produces the protein MSVFIDTGVFFAHHDRDAARHESATAALDTVLGGEFGQPYTSEYVFDETVTLTRTRTGRYDAAVTVGRRILGRGKYPSVVELLYVTESIFEATIETFEQYDDHTLSFTDANTITLLEEHEIDAVLSFDDDFDGIVERLDPTTLAD
- a CDS encoding succinic semialdehyde dehydrogenase, giving the protein MSRSSAPPIFGETRLTTRRLESLAGRIDAEREGGIEVRTPITDDEICRIPDCDEADVDAAVERAREAQASWERVPVDARAETLRRFGDLVLERREQLLDLLQLETGKSRRHGVEEVLDVPLTSSYYAERGPSMLADERRGGAIPLATDARVTVDPVGVVGIIAPWNYPLTLAVTDAIPALLAGNAVVLKPDEKTPFIALALAELLEEAGLPEGVLEVVTGEGPTVGPALIDRVDYVAFTGSTETGRTVAERAGRNLIGCSLELGGKNPMIVLADADLEAAARGAVQGAFTNAGQLCLAPERIYVEESRYEDFLDAFVGTTRRLSMGLEFEYGPDVGSLIDGAQLERVESHVAEAVESGASVLSGGRHRPDVGPYCYEPTILTDVDPGSRVACEETFGPVVSVTPVADIESAIEAANDSPYGLNASVWTADRERGVQVAREIDCGTVCVNDAYTAGWAAVDAPMGGVGDSGLGRRHGPEGLRRYLEPRTIAVSRLGPLDAPPGVPASAFVRILSGLTQFRRRLMRWL